The following proteins are encoded in a genomic region of Neomonachus schauinslandi chromosome 7, ASM220157v2, whole genome shotgun sequence:
- the IL5 gene encoding interleukin-5, translated as MLLHLSLLALGAAYVSVTAVESTMNRLVAETLTLLSAHRTLLIGDGNLMIPTPEHKNHQLCIEEVFQGIDILKNRTAQGEAVDKLFQNLSFIKQHIDLQKKRCGGERWRVEKFLDHLQVFLGVINTEWTTES; from the exons ATGCTTCTGCATTTGAGTTTGCTAGCTCTTGGGGCTGCCTACGTTTCTGTCACTGCTGTAGAAAGTACCATGAATAGACTGGTTGCAGAAACTTTGACACTGCTCTCCGCTCATCGAACTCTGCTGATAGGCGATGGG aaCCTGATGATTCCTACTCCTGAAcataaaaat CACCAGTTGTGCATCGAAGAAGTCTTTCAGGGTATAGACATACTGAAGAACCGAACTGCACAAGGGGAGGCTGTGGATAAACTATTCCAAAACTTGTCTTTCATAAAACAACACATAGACCTCCAAAAA AAAAGGTGTggaggagaaagatggagagTAGAAAAGTTCCTAGACCACCTGCAAGTGTTTCTTGGTGTCATAAACACCGAGTGGACAACAGAAAGTTGA